Proteins encoded within one genomic window of Brachybacterium sp. P6-10-X1:
- a CDS encoding dicarboxylate/amino acid:cation symporter — MSTPTTAPAQSGTPRRRNPLRAIARIPFGWQVLIGLVLGVALGLVAAQIGPVPGAGEDGAEGPNWLTTTLDTVGSIFVTLLKALVPPLIFLAIVTSIANLRNVTNAARLAWKTLLWFAITSFIAVSIGLVLGTLTSPGVGSGVSEEAAEASDTQGGWLDFLTGLVPANFLGIEGSAGDDGSVSLSFNVLQILVISIAVGIAVLSVGQKAEPFLRFTGSALEIVQKLLWWVIRLAPIGTAGLLGNAVASYGWDAIGQLGVFVADVYIGMLIVLLLVYPILLKTNGLSIGSFFRGVWPATSLGFVSRSSLGTMPMTKTVTERMGVPSHYASFAVPLGATTKMDGCAAIYPALAAIFVANFYGVPLGITDYLLIVLVSVLGSAATAGMTGAVVMLTLTLSTLGLPLEGVGLLLAVDPILDMGRTALNVTGQALVPTIVAKREKILDQRAYDDARRTSFQAIQAEEAASTTDGQTGEDPDGSGDGASTTDGEREKQPATA; from the coding sequence GTGAGCACACCAACCACCGCCCCCGCCCAGAGCGGCACGCCGCGCCGGCGCAACCCGCTGCGCGCGATCGCCCGCATCCCCTTCGGCTGGCAGGTCCTGATCGGCCTCGTCCTCGGCGTGGCCCTCGGCCTCGTCGCCGCCCAGATCGGCCCGGTCCCCGGCGCCGGTGAGGACGGCGCGGAAGGCCCCAACTGGCTGACCACCACCTTGGACACCGTCGGCTCGATCTTCGTGACGCTGCTGAAGGCCCTGGTGCCGCCGCTGATCTTCCTCGCGATCGTCACCTCGATCGCCAACCTGCGCAACGTCACCAACGCCGCCCGCCTGGCCTGGAAGACCCTGCTGTGGTTCGCGATCACCTCCTTCATCGCGGTGTCGATCGGCCTCGTCCTGGGCACCCTGACCAGCCCCGGCGTCGGCTCCGGCGTCTCCGAGGAGGCCGCCGAGGCCTCCGACACCCAGGGCGGCTGGCTGGACTTCCTCACCGGCCTGGTCCCCGCGAACTTCCTGGGCATCGAAGGGAGCGCGGGCGACGACGGCTCGGTGTCCCTGAGCTTCAACGTGCTGCAGATCCTGGTGATCTCGATCGCCGTCGGCATCGCCGTGCTCTCCGTGGGCCAGAAGGCCGAGCCCTTCCTGCGCTTCACCGGCTCCGCGCTGGAGATCGTCCAGAAGCTGCTGTGGTGGGTCATCCGCCTGGCACCCATCGGCACCGCCGGTCTGCTGGGCAACGCAGTGGCCAGCTACGGCTGGGACGCCATCGGTCAGCTCGGCGTGTTCGTGGCCGACGTCTACATCGGCATGCTTATCGTGCTGCTGCTCGTCTACCCCATCCTGCTGAAGACCAACGGCCTGAGCATCGGCTCCTTCTTCCGCGGCGTGTGGCCGGCGACCTCGCTCGGCTTCGTCTCCCGCTCCTCGCTGGGCACCATGCCGATGACCAAGACGGTCACCGAGCGCATGGGCGTGCCGAGCCACTACGCCTCCTTCGCGGTCCCGCTGGGCGCGACCACCAAGATGGACGGCTGCGCGGCGATCTACCCGGCGCTGGCCGCGATCTTCGTCGCCAACTTCTACGGGGTGCCGCTGGGCATCACCGACTACCTGCTCATCGTGCTGGTCTCGGTGCTGGGCTCGGCCGCGACCGCCGGCATGACCGGCGCCGTCGTCATGCTCACCCTGACGCTGTCCACCCTGGGCCTGCCGCTCGAGGGCGTCGGCCTGCTGCTGGCCGTCGATCCGATCCTCGACATGGGCCGCACCGCCCTGAACGTCACCGGTCAGGCACTGGTGCCCACGATCGTCGCCAAGCGCGAGAAGATCCTGGACCAGAGGGCCTACGACGACGCCCGCCGCACGTCCTTCCAGGCCATCCAGGCCGAGGAGGCCGCCTCGACCACCGACGGACAGACCGGGGAGGATCCGGACGGCTCCGGCGACGGGGCATCGACCACGGACGGCGAGCGCGAGAAGCAGCCCGCGACCGCCTGA
- a CDS encoding MFS transporter, with the protein MTPDHTSPAQQAPTTVRSAAGAAYFPIAFVARFPFAMMVVGTLTLVVSARDSIALGGLNAAVVGLGSALVGPLLGAAADRMGQRPVILLAGIVNSLALVAMAAVAFSSLPDAAVLTVGFLIGASSPQIGPFSRSRLLQLILTKLPVRRRARSLSGTMGYESAADETAFVFGPVLVGLLATTMHPAAPMIGAAVLTLVFVTAFALHPTAQVAPTGEDEPAVQAPARGLVGLPVLVLVAGALGVGLFFGTVLTSLTAFLQTTGEDDSAGLVYGVMGVGSTILALSMTLFPDRFRLSARWLVFSSLMLAAMIAFALAGGLTGVIGAMAVAGIGVGPTVVTLFSLAADRSPQGRSATVMTMVGSATIVGQSSASALTGAFAESAGAQAAMWCPVGAAGVVVLAALVNTLACRDPETSPPSGDDVLDEARTLAEQPAEHL; encoded by the coding sequence ATGACCCCTGACCACACCTCACCGGCGCAGCAGGCGCCCACCACCGTGCGCAGCGCCGCCGGAGCCGCGTACTTCCCGATCGCATTCGTCGCACGGTTCCCCTTCGCGATGATGGTCGTCGGCACCCTCACCCTCGTCGTCTCCGCGCGCGATTCGATCGCGCTGGGGGGCCTGAACGCCGCGGTGGTGGGCCTCGGCTCCGCGCTCGTGGGTCCGCTGCTCGGCGCCGCGGCCGACCGCATGGGCCAGCGCCCCGTGATCCTGCTGGCCGGGATCGTGAATTCTCTGGCCCTGGTCGCGATGGCCGCCGTGGCCTTCAGCTCCCTGCCCGACGCCGCCGTGCTCACCGTCGGCTTCCTCATCGGCGCCTCCTCCCCGCAGATCGGCCCGTTCTCGCGCAGCCGCCTGCTCCAGCTGATCCTCACGAAACTGCCCGTTCGGCGGCGGGCCCGCAGCCTGAGCGGCACGATGGGGTACGAATCCGCGGCCGACGAGACCGCGTTCGTGTTCGGCCCCGTCCTCGTCGGGCTCCTCGCCACCACCATGCATCCCGCTGCGCCCATGATCGGCGCTGCGGTCCTGACCCTCGTGTTCGTCACGGCCTTCGCCCTGCACCCGACGGCTCAGGTCGCCCCCACCGGCGAGGACGAACCGGCCGTCCAAGCCCCGGCGCGCGGCCTGGTCGGCCTGCCGGTGCTGGTGCTGGTGGCGGGCGCTCTCGGCGTGGGCCTGTTCTTCGGCACCGTGCTCACCTCGCTCACCGCGTTCCTGCAGACCACCGGGGAGGATGACTCCGCAGGACTGGTCTACGGGGTGATGGGCGTGGGATCGACCATCCTGGCCCTGAGCATGACCCTGTTCCCGGACCGTTTCCGGCTCTCGGCGCGCTGGCTCGTCTTCTCCTCGCTCATGCTCGCCGCGATGATCGCCTTCGCGCTCGCGGGCGGCCTGACGGGCGTGATCGGCGCGATGGCGGTGGCCGGGATCGGCGTGGGGCCGACGGTCGTGACCCTGTTCTCGCTCGCGGCGGACCGCAGCCCGCAGGGTCGCTCCGCGACCGTCATGACCATGGTGGGCTCTGCGACGATCGTCGGCCAATCCAGTGCCTCCGCCCTCACCGGGGCTTTCGCCGAGAGCGCCGGTGCGCAGGCCGCCATGTGGTGCCCCGTCGGAGCCGCCGGGGTGGTGGTGCTCGCCGCCCTGGTCAACACGCTCGCGTGTCGTGACCCGGAGACCTCTCCCCCGTCGGGAGACGACGTCCTGGACGAGGCGCGAACTCTCGCGGAACAGCCGGCCGAACACCTCTGA
- a CDS encoding endo-alpha-N-acetylgalactosaminidase family protein yields the protein MTHNHTMENPMDRRHFLQASGIAAGIGVASSVMPGTAMAAPAPSEPDPITVDAPPGTLEITDGELRVRLHPDFPQVVDYAVGGATLAGRYGGAHTTVMIDDVERAVEVEEPQLAEDSASATYRLTAPELPSISLDAVLSVADGVFTWRLTNIVDPDRAVHRLSVPRLDLASVNGTDPSARVVAADLSVDRATSGDHVYDLSAQEPGTAVSHPTHVALLHSAELAAGFETNAVEDNTAGGETAARVQNDNSRYVITLAPGEGTTYGTITPGTFVVRGSTADHGLGPDADPFVRVRPVADANGDGVVDWQDAAIAARDVAEPVAGSDAVHDEVVKRIPFNIVSQATHPFLRTLDDTKRICLATDGLGQSVMLKGYQAEGHDSAHPDYAGHLNTRAGGTAELHTLVTEGATWNATFGVHVNATESYSEAHAFSEDLLRDPIEPGWGWMNQAYMIDGPEDLGTTAVLRRFQSLRDAAPENLSFLYMDVYYPNGWEGQRLAQELRRQGWVVSTEWADKMPRESIWSHWATDENYGGSSNKGLNSQVIRFIDNARKDVWNPDPLLSNANIQEFEGWTGHQDANAFFTTIWERNLPTKFLQRSAIISWSTPSADTPGRIVLADGTEVTSSVGSVSGTEIPTDRVITSDGATVYEAGRYLLPWSDGDERLYHWNPEGGTTTWTLTDSWSGPSSLIMYRLGDSGRADEVPVPVQDGRVTLDAEAGSAYVLYPGEQLPEPPDPHWGFGTPVADPGFFSGTLDAWRVEGEVSVETDEFRNRQALFGGGAAASIAQHLHDPGRPARHLPSGTWSAWAWVEIDPTGTREVTVSATGRGVEPVAHQAARGRGVATTITASTVVNATASDSKHGRHFQRVRVTFRSDGAPVSFAISAAEGEAEVRVDDIRVVPFTAPEDPAPTEETILFEDFEHVDTGYWPFVTGADNIGGDARTQLAERHEPYSQAGWYGLDQDGHAVEGGKLTDNVLRGTWSLMANEENEGLILTTTQSSLPLTPGHRHRISFDHQTAFADTYRIVVGQDTVGDPVVSEQVDSLPLPQARHTERVSLEFTASTSADTTWIGIEKLGGGRQANLTIDDLRVEDLGRAD from the coding sequence ATGACTCACAACCACACGATGGAGAACCCCATGGATCGTCGACATTTCCTCCAGGCCTCGGGCATCGCTGCAGGCATCGGCGTTGCGAGCAGCGTCATGCCCGGGACGGCGATGGCCGCTCCGGCACCGTCGGAACCGGATCCGATTACGGTGGACGCTCCCCCGGGCACGCTCGAGATCACCGACGGTGAGCTGCGCGTCCGCCTGCACCCGGACTTCCCCCAGGTCGTGGACTACGCCGTGGGCGGAGCGACGCTCGCCGGGCGTTACGGCGGCGCGCACACCACGGTGATGATCGACGACGTCGAGCGTGCCGTCGAGGTCGAGGAGCCGCAGCTCGCCGAGGACTCCGCGAGCGCGACCTACCGCCTCACCGCGCCGGAGCTGCCCAGCATCTCCCTCGACGCGGTGCTCTCGGTCGCCGACGGCGTGTTCACCTGGCGCCTGACCAACATCGTCGACCCCGACCGGGCGGTCCATCGCCTCTCGGTGCCCCGGCTGGACCTCGCCTCCGTCAACGGCACCGACCCGAGCGCACGGGTGGTCGCCGCCGATCTGTCCGTGGACCGCGCCACCAGCGGTGACCACGTCTACGACCTCTCGGCGCAGGAGCCCGGCACCGCCGTCTCCCATCCCACCCACGTCGCGCTGCTGCACAGCGCGGAGCTCGCCGCCGGCTTCGAGACCAACGCGGTCGAGGACAACACCGCCGGGGGCGAGACCGCCGCCCGGGTGCAGAACGACAACTCGCGCTACGTCATCACCCTCGCCCCGGGCGAGGGCACCACCTACGGCACCATCACTCCCGGCACCTTCGTGGTGCGCGGATCGACCGCGGATCACGGCCTGGGGCCGGATGCGGACCCCTTCGTGCGCGTGCGCCCGGTGGCCGACGCGAACGGCGACGGCGTGGTCGACTGGCAGGACGCCGCGATCGCGGCGCGCGACGTGGCCGAGCCGGTCGCCGGCTCCGACGCCGTCCACGACGAGGTGGTCAAGCGCATCCCCTTCAACATCGTCTCCCAGGCCACCCACCCGTTCCTGCGCACCCTCGACGACACCAAGCGCATCTGCCTGGCCACCGACGGGCTCGGCCAGTCCGTGATGCTCAAGGGGTATCAGGCCGAGGGCCACGACAGCGCCCATCCCGACTACGCGGGCCACCTCAATACCCGCGCCGGCGGCACGGCGGAGCTGCACACCCTGGTGACGGAGGGCGCGACGTGGAACGCCACCTTCGGCGTGCATGTCAACGCCACCGAGTCGTACTCCGAGGCGCACGCCTTCTCCGAGGATCTGCTGCGCGATCCGATCGAACCCGGCTGGGGCTGGATGAACCAGGCGTACATGATCGACGGGCCGGAGGACCTCGGCACCACCGCGGTGCTGCGGCGCTTCCAGTCGCTGCGGGACGCGGCCCCGGAGAACCTGTCCTTCCTGTACATGGACGTGTACTACCCCAACGGCTGGGAGGGGCAGCGTCTGGCCCAGGAGCTCCGTCGGCAGGGCTGGGTCGTCTCCACCGAGTGGGCGGACAAGATGCCGCGGGAGTCGATCTGGTCGCACTGGGCCACCGACGAGAACTACGGCGGCTCCAGCAACAAGGGCCTGAACTCGCAGGTGATCCGGTTCATCGACAACGCCCGCAAGGACGTGTGGAACCCGGATCCGCTGCTGTCCAACGCGAACATCCAGGAGTTCGAGGGCTGGACCGGGCACCAGGACGCGAACGCCTTCTTCACCACCATCTGGGAGCGGAACCTGCCCACCAAGTTCCTCCAGCGCTCCGCGATCATCTCCTGGTCCACCCCGTCCGCCGACACCCCCGGCCGGATCGTGCTGGCCGACGGCACCGAGGTGACCTCGTCGGTCGGATCCGTCTCCGGCACCGAGATCCCCACCGACCGCGTCATCACGAGCGACGGCGCGACCGTCTACGAGGCGGGCCGGTACCTGCTCCCCTGGTCCGACGGGGACGAGCGGCTGTACCACTGGAATCCCGAGGGCGGCACCACCACCTGGACGCTCACCGACAGCTGGTCCGGACCGAGCTCGCTGATCATGTACCGCCTCGGCGACTCGGGCCGCGCGGACGAGGTCCCCGTGCCCGTTCAGGACGGCCGGGTCACGCTCGATGCCGAGGCCGGCAGCGCCTATGTGCTCTATCCGGGCGAGCAGCTGCCCGAACCGCCGGATCCCCACTGGGGCTTCGGCACGCCGGTGGCGGATCCCGGGTTCTTCTCGGGCACGCTGGACGCCTGGCGGGTGGAGGGCGAGGTCTCCGTGGAGACGGACGAGTTCCGCAACCGCCAGGCACTGTTCGGAGGCGGCGCGGCGGCGTCGATCGCGCAGCATCTGCACGACCCGGGCCGCCCGGCCCGGCATCTGCCCTCGGGCACCTGGTCCGCCTGGGCGTGGGTCGAGATCGATCCCACCGGAACCCGGGAGGTGACGGTCTCCGCCACCGGTCGGGGCGTGGAGCCGGTCGCCCACCAGGCCGCTCGGGGTCGCGGCGTGGCGACGACCATCACGGCCTCCACCGTCGTCAATGCCACGGCCTCGGACTCCAAGCACGGTCGCCACTTCCAGCGGGTGCGCGTGACGTTCCGTTCCGACGGCGCCCCGGTGTCCTTCGCGATCTCCGCCGCCGAGGGGGAGGCGGAGGTGCGCGTCGACGACATCCGCGTGGTGCCGTTCACCGCACCCGAGGACCCTGCGCCGACCGAGGAGACCATCCTGTTCGAGGACTTCGAGCACGTCGACACCGGGTACTGGCCGTTCGTGACCGGCGCCGACAACATCGGCGGCGACGCCCGCACCCAGCTCGCGGAACGCCATGAGCCGTATTCACAGGCCGGCTGGTACGGGCTGGACCAGGACGGCCATGCCGTCGAGGGCGGCAAGCTGACGGACAATGTGCTGCGCGGCACCTGGTCGTTGATGGCGAACGAGGAGAACGAGGGGCTGATCCTGACCACCACGCAGTCCTCGCTTCCTCTCACCCCGGGGCACCGTCATCGGATCTCCTTCGACCACCAGACCGCATTCGCCGACACGTATCGGATCGTGGTGGGCCAGGACACGGTCGGGGACCCGGTCGTCTCGGAGCAGGTGGACAGCCTGCCCCTGCCCCAGGCGCGGCACACGGAGCGGGTGAGCCTCGAGTTCACCGCTTCGACGAGCGCCGACACCACGTGGATCGGCATCGAGAAGCTCGGCGGCGGGCGTCAGGCGAACCTCACGATCGACGACCTGCGCGTCGAGGACCTGGGGCGGGCCGACTGA
- a CDS encoding TIGR01777 family oxidoreductase: protein MRIETTHRVPFALADVLAWHERPGAVVRLTPPGLGGVEDPAAGGLRVGRVVSARLGPSMLPNPVRPRWVLRHREHDVEADAGRFVDQQVHGPWRDWRHEHRFTADDHGTLVHDAVDLELPRRLESITGPVESQVRRLIAFRDRQLREDLYFHARYADIPRRTIAITGSSGLIGTQLAALLETGGHTVRRVVREESVRPGEISWDPQAGTLDPADLEGVDVVVNLAGRSIATRWTDGVRHEIRSSRIHGTALIARTLAGMSDGPTALVQASAIGFYGPRRPGELLTEADPGGEGILADLVRDWEQAAHAAREAGIRTAFLRTGLALSDGGGPLLPQLPMFLAGVGGRLTDPDAMTSWITLDDVVRAFAHAALDAGVDGPINAVGPQPVSAREFARTLGAVLHRPSLVPVPGVGPRLLLGTDAADELVRTDQNVSDARLEASGYEATHRTLETALRHVLRR, encoded by the coding sequence GTGAGGATCGAGACCACCCATCGCGTGCCCTTCGCCCTGGCCGACGTCCTGGCCTGGCACGAACGGCCCGGCGCGGTCGTGCGCCTGACCCCACCGGGGCTCGGGGGCGTCGAGGACCCTGCGGCGGGTGGGCTGCGCGTCGGCCGGGTGGTCAGCGCCCGCCTCGGCCCCTCCATGCTCCCGAACCCGGTGCGGCCTCGCTGGGTGCTGCGCCATCGGGAGCACGACGTCGAGGCCGACGCCGGGCGTTTCGTCGATCAGCAGGTCCACGGTCCCTGGCGCGACTGGCGGCACGAGCACCGCTTCACCGCCGATGACCACGGCACTCTCGTCCACGATGCCGTCGATCTCGAGCTGCCGCGTCGACTCGAGAGCATCACCGGCCCCGTCGAGTCGCAGGTGCGCCGCCTGATCGCCTTCCGCGACCGCCAGCTGCGCGAGGACCTGTACTTCCACGCCCGCTACGCCGACATCCCGCGACGCACCATCGCCATCACCGGATCCTCCGGCCTGATCGGCACCCAGCTCGCCGCACTGCTCGAGACCGGCGGGCACACCGTGCGCCGGGTGGTCCGGGAGGAGAGCGTCCGTCCCGGCGAGATCTCCTGGGACCCGCAGGCAGGGACCCTCGACCCGGCCGATCTCGAGGGCGTCGATGTGGTGGTGAACCTCGCCGGGCGCTCCATCGCCACCCGGTGGACCGACGGAGTGCGCCACGAGATCCGTTCCTCCCGCATCCACGGCACGGCGCTGATCGCCCGAACCCTCGCGGGGATGTCCGACGGCCCGACGGCCCTCGTGCAGGCCAGCGCCATCGGCTTCTACGGCCCGCGACGGCCCGGTGAGCTGCTCACCGAGGCGGACCCGGGAGGGGAAGGGATCCTCGCCGACCTGGTGCGAGACTGGGAGCAGGCCGCGCACGCGGCGCGCGAGGCCGGGATCCGCACCGCCTTCCTGCGCACCGGTCTGGCACTGTCCGACGGCGGAGGGCCGCTGCTGCCGCAATTGCCGATGTTCCTCGCCGGCGTCGGCGGACGGTTGACCGATCCCGACGCCATGACCTCGTGGATCACGTTGGACGACGTGGTGCGCGCCTTCGCCCACGCCGCGCTCGACGCCGGCGTGGACGGGCCGATCAACGCCGTCGGCCCCCAGCCGGTCAGCGCCCGCGAGTTCGCCCGCACCCTCGGCGCCGTGCTGCATCGGCCGTCCCTGGTGCCCGTGCCCGGGGTGGGCCCGCGGCTGCTGCTCGGGACCGACGCGGCCGACGAGCTGGTGCGCACGGATCAGAACGTCTCGGACGCACGGCTCGAGGCGAGCGGCTACGAGGCGACCCACCGCACGCTGGAGACTGCGCTGCGCCATGTGCTGCGGCGGTAG
- a CDS encoding CPBP family intramembrane glutamic endopeptidase — MSPSLAPHSSPCAPDGPDPAATAHEVDAPPAPRAPSAEAGPSRPAIAPDRRRVAAFLVLAIAATAALSAPFALGALPPSAVGVVVPLAQLSPLLAALLVRRRDEPWWRALSVGVPSWPMLVIAALGAVAAFALVPLGRVLIGLGAGAPLATDTAPVLALAAAVPVVFAVQAAFAIGEEAGWRGWLHRELAPLGFWPSALGIGAMWALWHLPIVLALGLSPREAVGYLGSIVAVAPLLSVLREISGTAWAAVIGHGLFSSLRVAIEQNLLGPVDPGMAWLLDVSSWVLWIAVAWMVLRVAGGLAPGAGPERTAPGLSGRRRDA, encoded by the coding sequence ATGTCGCCGTCCCTCGCCCCGCACTCCTCGCCCTGCGCGCCGGACGGACCCGATCCGGCCGCGACCGCGCACGAGGTCGACGCCCCGCCGGCCCCACGGGCCCCGTCCGCCGAGGCCGGCCCGTCGCGCCCGGCGATCGCGCCGGACCGGCGCCGGGTGGCGGCGTTCCTGGTCCTGGCGATCGCTGCCACCGCCGCTCTGTCGGCACCCTTCGCTCTCGGAGCGCTGCCTCCCTCGGCCGTCGGCGTCGTGGTGCCCCTCGCGCAGCTGTCCCCGCTGCTCGCCGCGCTCCTCGTGCGCCGTCGGGACGAGCCCTGGTGGCGCGCGCTCTCCGTCGGCGTGCCGTCGTGGCCGATGCTGGTGATCGCCGCTCTCGGAGCGGTCGCCGCCTTCGCCCTGGTGCCGCTCGGTCGGGTGCTCATCGGCCTTGGCGCCGGGGCCCCGCTGGCCACCGACACCGCCCCCGTGCTCGCGCTCGCCGCCGCGGTGCCGGTGGTGTTCGCGGTCCAGGCCGCGTTCGCCATCGGGGAGGAGGCGGGCTGGCGGGGTTGGCTGCACCGCGAGCTCGCGCCGCTCGGATTCTGGCCGTCCGCCCTGGGCATCGGGGCGATGTGGGCGCTGTGGCACCTTCCGATCGTCCTCGCCCTGGGGCTCTCCCCCCGCGAGGCCGTCGGGTACCTGGGCAGCATCGTCGCCGTCGCCCCGCTGTTGTCGGTGCTGCGCGAGATCTCCGGCACGGCCTGGGCCGCCGTCATCGGCCACGGACTGTTCTCCAGCCTCCGCGTCGCGATCGAGCAGAATCTGCTCGGCCCCGTCGACCCGGGCATGGCCTGGTTGCTCGACGTGTCCTCCTGGGTGCTGTGGATCGCCGTGGCCTGGATGGTGCTGCGCGTCGCCGGAGGCCTCGCGCCCGGCGCCGGACCCGAAAGGACCGCGCCGGGACTGTCGGGACGGCGTCGCGATGCGTAG
- a CDS encoding sodium:alanine symporter family protein produces the protein MIAGLIEGANGLIWSIPLIAGLLFVGLYFTIRTGLLQIRNLPDMIDQLKKGEVSPDGTSSFQSLMMSLAGRVGMGNIGGVATAIAFGGPGAVFWMWVSGFLGASTSFIECTLGQIYKEKDPDTGEYRGGPAFYFERAYKHKAPRLSLFYAILFSIVTILAMSFFLPGVQANGMASAIDNAWGIPTWVTAIALVILLGFIIIGGVKRIAHFAVLAVPVMAIAFVLVAIIVFFMNFEEIPRVFGLIFGSAFGVQPVFGAIIGLAIKWGVQRGIYSNEAGQGTGPHAAAAAEVSHPAKQGFAQSFSVYVDTLLVCTATAFIIISTGMFNTYTNENYPGADAVGDGDVVGSGIGDLSLQVEPGPGYVQQGLDAAFPGLGPTFIAITLAFFVFTTIVAYYYMAEVNLTYLTRKMKNRPLARVLQRVLQALVLISVFYGAVTTAGAAWGLGDIGVGSMAWLNVVGILFLQVPALKALKDYRQQKKQGLDPQFDPRELGINNAEFWEMRADGHTLQGRSGGELEDEGAAK, from the coding sequence ATGATCGCAGGACTCATCGAGGGGGCCAATGGACTGATCTGGTCCATTCCTCTCATCGCCGGCCTTCTGTTCGTCGGCCTGTACTTCACCATCCGCACCGGACTGCTCCAGATCCGCAACCTCCCCGACATGATCGACCAGCTCAAGAAGGGCGAGGTCTCCCCCGACGGCACCTCCTCCTTCCAGTCGCTGATGATGTCGCTGGCCGGTCGCGTCGGCATGGGCAACATCGGCGGCGTCGCCACCGCGATCGCCTTCGGCGGCCCCGGTGCCGTGTTCTGGATGTGGGTCTCCGGCTTCCTCGGCGCCTCCACCTCGTTCATCGAGTGCACCCTCGGCCAGATCTACAAGGAGAAGGACCCGGACACCGGCGAGTACCGCGGCGGCCCGGCGTTCTACTTCGAGCGCGCCTACAAGCACAAAGCTCCCCGCCTGTCGCTGTTCTACGCGATCCTCTTCTCGATCGTCACGATCCTGGCCATGAGCTTCTTCCTGCCCGGCGTGCAGGCCAACGGCATGGCCTCGGCGATCGACAACGCCTGGGGCATCCCCACGTGGGTCACCGCCATCGCCCTGGTGATCCTGCTGGGCTTCATCATCATCGGCGGCGTCAAGCGCATCGCCCACTTCGCCGTGCTCGCGGTGCCGGTGATGGCGATCGCGTTCGTCCTCGTCGCGATCATCGTGTTCTTCATGAACTTCGAGGAGATCCCGCGCGTCTTCGGACTGATCTTCGGCAGCGCCTTCGGCGTCCAGCCGGTCTTCGGCGCGATCATCGGCCTCGCGATCAAGTGGGGCGTCCAGCGCGGCATCTACTCCAACGAGGCCGGTCAGGGCACCGGACCGCACGCGGCCGCGGCCGCCGAGGTCTCCCACCCGGCCAAGCAGGGCTTCGCTCAGTCGTTCTCGGTCTACGTCGACACCCTGCTGGTGTGCACCGCGACCGCGTTCATCATCATCTCCACCGGGATGTTCAACACGTACACCAACGAGAACTACCCGGGGGCGGACGCCGTCGGCGACGGCGACGTCGTCGGCAGCGGCATCGGCGACCTCAGCCTGCAGGTCGAGCCCGGACCCGGCTACGTCCAGCAGGGCCTGGACGCGGCCTTCCCGGGATTGGGACCGACGTTCATCGCCATCACACTGGCGTTCTTCGTGTTCACCACGATCGTGGCGTACTACTACATGGCCGAGGTCAACCTGACCTACCTCACCCGCAAGATGAAGAACCGGCCGCTGGCGCGGGTCCTGCAGCGGGTGCTGCAGGCTCTGGTGCTGATCTCCGTGTTCTACGGCGCGGTGACCACCGCGGGCGCCGCCTGGGGGCTCGGTGACATCGGCGTGGGCTCGATGGCCTGGCTGAACGTGGTCGGCATCCTGTTCCTGCAGGTCCCCGCCCTGAAGGCGCTGAAGGACTACCGTCAGCAGAAGAAGCAGGGCCTGGACCCGCAGTTCGACCCGCGGGAGCTCGGCATCAACAACGCCGAGTTCTGGGAGATGCGGGCCGACGGCCACACGCTCCAGGGCCGCTCCGGCGGCGAGCTGGAGGACGAGGGCGCCGCGAAGTGA